In Zonotrichia albicollis isolate bZonAlb1 chromosome 3, bZonAlb1.hap1, whole genome shotgun sequence, a single window of DNA contains:
- the RSPH9 gene encoding radial spoke head protein 9 homolog isoform X1 has translation MEALSLPAALSLVAGGGAGLSPELRAALGASLPLLQRDYRFERVWFWGCIQGVRGAYYIAQGLGPDRAAPRSRLYSLNCLDWSLLTPATEEMLALAEEVKGRFQGDPSFEYSLAEINPEAAARLVQSGKEPVMKEEARLIATIEQIDRAVGIVPRGAFVKTPLGSVHENRHFEGLSLVEAKKLSSYFHFTEPTNLKNKTLLEKADLDPSTDFLNSLEHDIPQGKGSWSIQLEKGGSVVVLRSLLWLGLTFYHVPMTKQFGYVYFGTGEKNLDLPFML, from the exons ATGGAGGCGCTGTCGCTGCCCGCGGCGCTGTCGCTGGTGGCGGGCGGAGGCGCGGGGCTCAGCCCGGAGCTGCGGGCGGCGCTGGGCGCCTCGCTGCCGCTGCTGCAGCGCGACTACCGCTTCGAGCGGGTCTGGTTCTGGGGCTGCATCCAGGGCGTGCGCGGCGCCTACTACAtcgcccaggggctgggccccGACCGCGCCGCGCCCCGCAGCCGCCTGTACAG CTTGAACTGCTTAGACTGGAGCCTCCTGACGCCAGCCACCGAGGAGATGCTTGCCCTGGCTGAGGAGGTGAAGGGCCGCTTTCAGGGGGATCCTTCCTTTGAGTACAGCTTGGCTGAGATAAACCCAGAAGCTGCTGCAAGACTGGTTCAGAGTGGTAAGGAG cctGTGATGAAGGAGGAGGCCCGCCTCATAGCTACCATAGAACAGATAGACAGAGCAGTTGGCATCGTCCCCCGGGGGGCATTTGTGAAGACTCCTCTTGGGTCTGTGCATGAAAACAGACACTTTGAAG GTCTGTCTTTGGTGGAGGCAAAAAAGTTAAGTTCCTATTTCCATTTCACTGAGCCGACTAACCTGAAGAATAAAACCCTGCTGGAAAAGGCTGACCTGGACCCATCCACCGACTTTCTAAATTCTCTGGAGCATGATATCCCACAAGGCAAAG GCTCCTGGAGTatccagctggagaaggggggCAGTGTGGTGGTGCTGCGAagcctgctgtggctgggactcaCATTCTACCATGTCCCAATGACCAAGCAATTCGGCTACGTTTACTTTGGCACTGGTGAGAAGAATCTCGATCTGCCCTTCATGCTGTGA
- the RSPH9 gene encoding radial spoke head protein 9 homolog isoform X2 yields the protein MEALSLPAALSLVAGGGAGLSPELRAALGASLPLLQRDYRFERVWFWGCIQGVRGAYYIAQGLGPDRAAPRSRLYSLNCLDWSLLTPATEEMLALAEEVKGRFQGDPSFEYSLAEINPEAAARLVQSGKEPVMKEEARLIATIEQIDRAVGIVPRGAFVKTPLGSVHENRHFEGLSLVEAKKLSSYFHFTEPTNLKNKTLLEKADLDPSTDFLNSLEHDIPQGKGLTTLCLCRIPS from the exons ATGGAGGCGCTGTCGCTGCCCGCGGCGCTGTCGCTGGTGGCGGGCGGAGGCGCGGGGCTCAGCCCGGAGCTGCGGGCGGCGCTGGGCGCCTCGCTGCCGCTGCTGCAGCGCGACTACCGCTTCGAGCGGGTCTGGTTCTGGGGCTGCATCCAGGGCGTGCGCGGCGCCTACTACAtcgcccaggggctgggccccGACCGCGCCGCGCCCCGCAGCCGCCTGTACAG CTTGAACTGCTTAGACTGGAGCCTCCTGACGCCAGCCACCGAGGAGATGCTTGCCCTGGCTGAGGAGGTGAAGGGCCGCTTTCAGGGGGATCCTTCCTTTGAGTACAGCTTGGCTGAGATAAACCCAGAAGCTGCTGCAAGACTGGTTCAGAGTGGTAAGGAG cctGTGATGAAGGAGGAGGCCCGCCTCATAGCTACCATAGAACAGATAGACAGAGCAGTTGGCATCGTCCCCCGGGGGGCATTTGTGAAGACTCCTCTTGGGTCTGTGCATGAAAACAGACACTTTGAAG GTCTGTCTTTGGTGGAGGCAAAAAAGTTAAGTTCCTATTTCCATTTCACTGAGCCGACTAACCTGAAGAATAAAACCCTGCTGGAAAAGGCTGACCTGGACCCATCCACCGACTTTCTAAATTCTCTGGAGCATGATATCCCACAAGGCAAAG GTCTGACCACACTCTGCCTCTGCCGTATTCCCTCCTGA